From a region of the Dickeya poaceiphila genome:
- the clpP gene encoding ATP-dependent Clp endopeptidase proteolytic subunit ClpP, with product MSYSGEQEKLAPHMALVPMVVEQTSRGERSYDIYSRLLKERVIFLTGQVEDHMANLIVAQMLFLEAENPEKDIYLYINSPGGVITAGMSIYDTMQFIKPDVSTICMGQAASMGAFLLTAGTKGKRFCLPNSRVMIHQPLGGFQGQATDIEIHAKEILKVKARMNELMAKHTGQPLEAIERDTERDRFLSAAEAVDYGLVDSILTHRE from the coding sequence ATGTCATACAGTGGCGAACAAGAAAAATTGGCCCCGCACATGGCTTTGGTGCCGATGGTGGTTGAGCAGACTTCGCGTGGGGAGCGTTCTTACGATATCTATTCCCGGCTTCTGAAGGAGCGAGTGATCTTTCTGACCGGTCAGGTAGAAGATCATATGGCTAACCTGATTGTGGCGCAGATGTTGTTTCTGGAAGCCGAAAACCCTGAGAAAGATATCTACCTGTATATTAACTCTCCGGGGGGCGTGATTACCGCCGGTATGTCGATTTACGACACCATGCAATTTATTAAGCCGGATGTCAGTACCATTTGTATGGGACAGGCAGCGTCAATGGGAGCGTTCCTGCTGACCGCAGGTACTAAAGGTAAGCGTTTCTGTCTGCCGAATTCCAGAGTGATGATTCATCAGCCATTGGGTGGGTTCCAGGGGCAAGCAACGGATATTGAGATTCATGCCAAAGAGATCCTCAAGGTGAAAGCTCGAATGAACGAGTTGATGGCCAAACATACTGGTCAGCCTCTTGAAGCGATAGAAAGGGACACGGAGCGTGACCGTTTCCTCTCTGCTGCCGAGGCAGTAGACTATGGGTTAGTGGATTCCATACTCACCCATCGTGAATAA
- the tig gene encoding trigger factor: protein MQVSVETTQGLGRRVTITVAADSIENAVKSELVSVAKKVRIDGFRKGKVPAKIVEQRYGASVRQDVLGDLMQRHFVDAIIKEKINPAGAPNYVPGEYQIGGDFTYTVEFEVYPEVELKGLDTIEVEKPLVDVSDVDVDGMLDTLRKQQATWKETDRAAATEDRVTIDFNGSVGGEEFEGGKASDFVLAMGQGRMIPGFEDGIVGHKAGDEFTIDVKFPEDYHAENLKGQDARFAIVLKKVEERELPELTADFIKRFGVEDGSLEGLRAEVRKNMERELKGAIRNRVKSQVIDGLVKANEIDVPAALIDNEVDVLRRQAAQRFGGNEKQALELPRELFEEQAKRRVVVGLLLGEVIESNELKADEDRVNTLIDEIASAYEDPREVVEYYKKNKEMMNNMRNVALEEQAIEALLSKAKVVEKAVSFNELMNQTATA from the coding sequence ATGCAAGTTTCAGTTGAAACCACTCAAGGCCTTGGGCGCCGCGTAACGATTACCGTTGCTGCTGACAGCATTGAGAATGCTGTTAAGAGCGAATTGGTCAGTGTGGCTAAAAAAGTTCGTATCGATGGTTTCCGCAAAGGCAAAGTGCCGGCGAAAATTGTTGAACAGCGTTATGGCGCCTCCGTCCGTCAGGACGTGTTGGGCGATCTGATGCAGCGTCACTTCGTTGATGCCATCATCAAAGAAAAAATCAACCCGGCTGGCGCGCCGAACTATGTTCCGGGCGAATACCAGATCGGTGGCGATTTTACTTACACTGTAGAGTTCGAAGTTTATCCGGAAGTTGAACTGAAAGGTCTGGATACCATCGAAGTTGAAAAACCGTTGGTAGACGTATCTGACGTTGATGTGGACGGTATGCTGGATACTCTGCGCAAGCAGCAGGCAACCTGGAAAGAAACTGATCGCGCTGCGGCAACTGAAGATCGCGTAACCATCGATTTCAACGGTTCTGTTGGCGGTGAAGAGTTCGAAGGCGGTAAAGCTTCCGATTTCGTTCTGGCTATGGGTCAGGGCCGTATGATCCCTGGTTTTGAGGATGGAATTGTTGGCCACAAAGCGGGTGATGAGTTCACTATTGATGTGAAATTCCCGGAAGACTACCACGCTGAAAACCTGAAAGGTCAGGACGCCAGGTTCGCTATCGTACTGAAGAAAGTGGAAGAGCGTGAGCTGCCGGAACTGACTGCCGATTTCATCAAGCGTTTCGGCGTTGAAGACGGTTCTCTGGAAGGCCTGCGTGCTGAAGTGCGCAAAAACATGGAGCGTGAACTGAAAGGTGCGATTCGCAACCGTGTGAAATCTCAGGTTATCGATGGTCTGGTGAAGGCCAACGAGATTGACGTGCCGGCTGCATTGATCGACAACGAAGTTGACGTTCTGCGCCGTCAGGCGGCTCAGCGTTTCGGCGGCAACGAAAAACAAGCTCTGGAATTGCCGCGTGAACTGTTCGAAGAGCAGGCTAAACGTCGTGTAGTGGTTGGTCTGCTACTGGGCGAAGTGATTGAATCTAACGAGCTGAAAGCTGACGAAGATCGCGTCAACACATTGATCGATGAAATCGCATCTGCGTATGAAGATCCGCGTGAAGTGGTTGAGTATTACAAGAAAAACAAAGAGATGATGAACAACATGCGTAACGTCGCGCTGGAAGAGCAGGCGATTGAAGCTTTGTTGTCCAAGGCGAAAGTGGTAGAGAAAGCGGTTAGCTTTAACGAGCTGATGAACCAGACTGCGACTGCCTAA
- the bolA gene encoding transcriptional regulator BolA — MIREKIETKLRAEFEPQHLEVTDESHRHNVPVGSESHFKVVLVSEHFSGERAISRHRAIYRVLADELAGTVHALALHTYTPKEWLDLQMTAPLSPPCGGAGLQL; from the coding sequence ATGATTCGTGAAAAGATAGAAACTAAGTTGCGTGCTGAATTCGAACCGCAACACCTTGAAGTTACTGATGAAAGTCATCGCCACAATGTACCGGTCGGTTCTGAGAGCCATTTCAAGGTGGTGTTGGTTAGCGAGCATTTTTCTGGTGAACGGGCTATCAGTCGTCATCGCGCGATTTATCGCGTGTTAGCTGATGAGCTGGCTGGGACAGTACATGCACTGGCGTTGCATACTTATACGCCGAAAGAGTGGCTGGATTTGCAAATGACGGCGCCCTTGTCTCCTCCCTGCGGCGGTGCGGGGCTACAGCTCTGA
- a CDS encoding lipoprotein, whose amino-acid sequence MLKKFIFPLFAALVLAGCASKSNTLDVTPKITLPSQDPTLMGVTISINGVDQRADQSLARVNRDGQLVTLTPSRDLRFLLQEVLEKQMSARGYMIGTGGPVALQVVVNTLYADVAEGNLRYNITTKADISIIAQAANGNKQIKNYRASYNVQGALTATNSKITESVNQVLSDVINDMAQDTSISTFIKTNSR is encoded by the coding sequence ATGTTAAAAAAATTTATTTTCCCGTTGTTCGCCGCACTCGTGCTGGCGGGATGCGCCAGTAAAAGCAACACGCTGGATGTCACGCCAAAAATAACACTGCCGTCGCAGGACCCAACCTTAATGGGCGTGACCATTAGCATCAATGGCGTAGACCAGCGTGCCGACCAGTCACTGGCACGAGTCAACCGAGATGGTCAACTGGTTACCCTGACACCATCGCGCGATCTGCGATTCCTGCTGCAAGAGGTGCTGGAGAAACAGATGTCTGCCAGAGGTTATATGATTGGCACTGGTGGTCCAGTCGCGCTGCAGGTGGTGGTTAACACGCTGTATGCCGATGTCGCCGAAGGCAATTTGCGCTACAACATTACCACCAAAGCGGATATCTCCATCATCGCACAGGCAGCCAACGGCAATAAGCAAATCAAAAACTACCGCGCCAGCTATAATGTACAAGGCGCACTTACCGCCACCAACAGCAAGATTACCGAGTCGGTTAATCAGGTGCTGAGTGATGTTATCAATGATATGGCCCAGGACACCAGCATCAGCACATTCATCAAAACTAACTCTCGCTAA
- the ampG gene encoding muropeptide MFS transporter AmpG yields the protein MLSRFFSPFRERNRAILLILGFASGLPLALTSGTLQAWMTVENVDLKTIGFFSLVGQAYVFKFLWSPLMDRYTPPFMGRRRGWLLVTQLLLVAAIAFIGTLDPSQHLWWLALLAVIIAFCSASQDIVFDAYKTDLLPPEERGNGAAISVLGYRLAMLVSGGLALWIADRFLGWHATYWLMASLLLLCTIATLLSPEPIVSEPAPRTLEQAVLAPLKDFFSRNNAWLILMLIVLYKLGDAFAVSLSTTFLIRGVGFNPGEVGLVNKTLGLFATIIGALYGGVLMQRWTLFRSLMVFGLLQAVSNAGYWLLAITDKQLLTMASAVFLENLCGGMGTTAFVALLMTLCNKSFSATQFALLSALSAVGRVYVGPIAGWFVELYGWAWFYLSSIIIAIPGLLVLNICRSSLELAQSGSTFPHRHAYPHLYALASRLFFVGCILFAGGLLFWGMLGLGWLENTHLKNILMTAGVTLATIAILLGGLLDYLSWHRH from the coding sequence ATGCTCAGCCGCTTTTTTTCGCCTTTCCGTGAACGCAACCGCGCCATTCTTCTGATTCTGGGTTTTGCCTCAGGCTTACCGCTGGCACTGACCTCCGGTACGTTGCAGGCATGGATGACCGTGGAAAATGTGGATCTGAAAACCATCGGATTCTTTTCTCTGGTAGGGCAGGCTTATGTTTTCAAATTTCTGTGGTCACCACTGATGGATCGCTACACGCCGCCATTTATGGGGCGTCGCCGCGGCTGGCTCTTAGTAACGCAATTGTTGCTGGTGGCAGCCATTGCCTTTATCGGCACGTTGGATCCATCTCAACATCTATGGTGGCTGGCGCTGTTGGCTGTCATCATTGCGTTCTGCTCTGCCTCACAAGACATTGTATTTGACGCGTACAAAACCGATTTATTGCCACCTGAAGAACGAGGCAACGGCGCCGCCATTTCTGTTCTGGGTTATCGCCTGGCCATGCTGGTTTCCGGCGGTCTGGCATTATGGATTGCTGATCGTTTTCTCGGCTGGCACGCTACGTATTGGCTGATGGCCAGTCTTTTATTGCTGTGCACAATAGCGACCTTGCTTTCACCAGAACCCATCGTCAGCGAACCGGCACCGCGCACCCTTGAACAGGCGGTCCTCGCACCATTGAAAGATTTTTTCAGCCGCAACAATGCCTGGCTGATTCTGATGCTGATTGTATTGTACAAGCTGGGAGATGCGTTTGCCGTCAGCCTCAGCACCACTTTTTTGATTCGGGGAGTCGGCTTCAATCCAGGTGAGGTAGGGTTAGTCAACAAGACGCTGGGGTTGTTCGCCACAATTATCGGTGCGTTGTACGGCGGAGTGTTGATGCAACGCTGGACGCTGTTCCGGTCTCTGATGGTGTTCGGCCTGCTCCAAGCAGTATCGAATGCCGGTTACTGGTTACTGGCTATCACAGACAAACAGTTGCTCACCATGGCATCAGCGGTATTTCTGGAAAACCTATGTGGCGGCATGGGAACCACTGCCTTTGTGGCATTATTGATGACACTTTGTAACAAGTCATTTTCAGCAACCCAATTTGCTCTGTTATCCGCACTTTCAGCCGTAGGACGCGTTTATGTCGGCCCAATTGCCGGCTGGTTTGTGGAACTGTACGGATGGGCATGGTTTTACCTGTCGTCTATCATCATCGCCATTCCGGGGTTGCTTGTGCTGAACATTTGCCGATCATCGCTGGAACTGGCGCAATCGGGCAGCACTTTTCCGCATCGACATGCCTATCCGCATCTTTATGCGTTGGCTTCCAGGTTGTTTTTTGTCGGTTGTATTTTGTTTGCTGGCGGCCTGCTTTTCTGGGGAATGCTGGGTCTGGGCTGGCTAGAAAATACCCATCTAAAAAACATACTGATGACTGCAGGAGTGACACTTGCAACAATAGCGATTTTGCTTGGCGGTCTGCTTGACTATCTGTCTTGGCATCGCCATTAA
- a CDS encoding IS630 family transposase: MPIIAAIPDEERQLMCKEAQQTRDKNYARRLIAMLMLHRGMTVTEVARLLCAARSSVGRWINWFTLQGVEGLKSLRPGRAPCWPVADIQRVLPLLVQRSPKDFGWLRSRWSTELLTRIVNRLFDVALHRSTLYRYLKQAGMVWRRAAPTLKIRDPYYDEKRLAIEQALAQGSAANPVFYQDEVDIDLNPKIGADWMPKGQQKRIATPGQNQKHYLAGALHSVTGRVSYVSGNSKSSDLFIKLLEVLRRIYRRAKTITLVVDNYIIHKSHKVERWLAENSKFRLLFLPTYSPWLNPIERLWLSLHETITRNHQCRYLWQLLKQVTQFMNAASPFPGNQPGLAKVER, from the coding sequence ATGCCGATCATAGCAGCAATCCCTGATGAAGAACGACAACTGATGTGCAAAGAAGCCCAACAAACACGCGATAAAAATTATGCCAGACGACTCATTGCCATGCTGATGTTGCATCGGGGAATGACCGTCACCGAGGTTGCCAGACTGCTCTGTGCTGCGCGTTCATCCGTCGGAAGATGGATAAACTGGTTTACTTTACAGGGTGTTGAAGGACTCAAGAGCCTCAGACCCGGTCGTGCGCCTTGCTGGCCGGTCGCCGATATCCAGCGTGTGCTTCCCTTGCTGGTTCAACGTTCGCCGAAGGATTTCGGCTGGCTGCGCTCCCGTTGGAGTACGGAGTTACTGACCCGTATCGTCAACCGGCTTTTTGACGTGGCACTTCACCGTTCCACCCTGTACCGATACCTCAAACAGGCCGGTATGGTCTGGCGCAGAGCCGCACCGACGCTGAAAATCAGGGACCCGTATTATGATGAAAAGCGGCTTGCCATCGAGCAGGCGCTGGCTCAGGGCTCAGCGGCTAATCCTGTGTTTTATCAGGATGAAGTTGATATCGACCTGAACCCGAAAATCGGTGCCGACTGGATGCCCAAAGGGCAGCAGAAGCGTATCGCCACGCCGGGACAGAACCAGAAACATTATCTGGCTGGCGCACTGCATTCGGTGACGGGCAGAGTCTCCTACGTTAGTGGCAACAGCAAGAGTTCTGATTTATTTATCAAACTGTTAGAGGTATTACGACGCATATACCGGCGGGCAAAAACCATTACGTTGGTGGTTGATAACTACATCATCCATAAAAGCCACAAAGTGGAGCGCTGGCTGGCGGAGAACAGCAAGTTCCGGCTGCTGTTTCTGCCGACCTATTCGCCGTGGCTGAATCCGATAGAGCGATTGTGGCTGTCGTTACACGAAACGATAACGCGAAACCATCAGTGCCGGTACCTGTGGCAGTTACTGAAACAGGTAACGCAATTTATGAATGCAGCTTCACCGTTTCCCGGCAACCAACCTGGCCTGGCTAAAGTGGAGCGGTAA
- the cyoA gene encoding cytochrome o ubiquinol oxidase subunit II, which yields MRLRKYNKIFGMLSLIAATLLLSGCDMALMNPKGQVGLEQRSLILTALGLMLIVVIPVIIMTIAFAWKFRASNEKAKYTPNWSHSNKIEAVVWTVPIIIILILGTITWKTTHSLDPYKPLDSNVKPINVEVVSLDWKWLFIYPDLGIATVNELAFPTNVPVNFKITSDTVMNSFFIPRLGGQIYAMAGMQTQLHLIANEPGKYDGISGGYSGKGFSGMKFTAIATPNQQAFDQWVENVRKSSKTLSTMNDFNKLAQPTEYHPVEYYSQVQPELFSQIITKFIGNNMNMQHGAESEPKKVEGMQNHQGMNMSEHSSH from the coding sequence ATGAGACTCAGGAAATACAATAAAATTTTTGGGATGTTGTCTTTAATCGCCGCCACACTGCTTCTCAGTGGTTGCGATATGGCATTGATGAACCCCAAAGGACAAGTCGGGTTAGAGCAACGTTCGTTGATACTGACAGCACTCGGTTTGATGCTGATCGTTGTTATCCCGGTGATCATTATGACGATTGCCTTCGCCTGGAAGTTCAGAGCCTCCAACGAAAAAGCGAAGTACACGCCAAACTGGTCGCACTCTAACAAAATCGAAGCCGTTGTCTGGACGGTTCCCATCATCATTATCCTCATCCTTGGGACAATCACTTGGAAAACCACCCATTCGCTTGATCCTTACAAGCCTTTGGACTCCAATGTCAAACCCATCAATGTTGAAGTGGTGTCTCTTGACTGGAAATGGCTGTTCATCTACCCGGATCTTGGCATTGCCACGGTTAATGAACTGGCATTCCCGACCAACGTTCCGGTCAACTTCAAGATTACGTCCGATACGGTGATGAACTCCTTCTTTATTCCACGTCTTGGTGGTCAGATTTACGCCATGGCAGGGATGCAGACGCAGTTACACTTAATCGCCAACGAACCTGGCAAGTATGACGGTATCTCCGGCGGCTATAGCGGTAAAGGGTTCTCTGGCATGAAATTCACCGCCATTGCGACCCCGAATCAGCAAGCGTTTGACCAATGGGTTGAGAATGTACGCAAGTCATCCAAGACGCTGAGTACGATGAATGACTTTAACAAACTGGCGCAACCTACCGAGTACCATCCGGTAGAGTACTACTCTCAGGTTCAACCTGAACTGTTTAGCCAGATCATTACCAAGTTCATTGGCAACAACATGAACATGCAGCACGGTGCAGAAAGCGAGCCTAAAAAAGTAGAAGGTATGCAGAACCACCAAGGCATGAACATGAGCGAGCACTCCTCTCATTAA
- the cyoB gene encoding cytochrome o ubiquinol oxidase subunit I — protein sequence MFGKLTLDAIPYHEPIIMVTVAAIILGGLALLAAVTYFGKWKWLWSEWFTSVDHKKIGIMYIIVGLVMMLRGFADAVMMRGQQVLASAGEAGFLNPHHYDQIFTAHGVIMIFFVATPFVVGLMNIAVPLQIGARDVAFPFLNSLSFWLFVAGVILINLSLGIGEFAQTGWVAYPPLSGKEYSPGVGVDYWIWSLQISGVGTTLTGVNFFATIMKMRAPGMSLMKMPVFTWTALCTNILIIVAFPILTVTIALLTLDRYLGTHFFTNDMGGNMMMYINLIWAWGHPEVYILVLPVFGIYSEVVATFCKKRLFGYTSLVWATIAITVLSFIVWLHHFFTMGSGANVNAFFGIATMIISIPTGVKIFNWLFTMYQGRIQPHSAMLWTTGFIITFSIGGMTGVLLAVPGANFVLHNSLFLIAHFHNVIIGGVVFGCFAGITYWFPKAFGFKLNETWGKRAFWCWLIGFFVAFMPLYALGFMGMTRRLSQQINPEFHPLLVVASIGAGLIALGVVCQVIQFAVSIRDRNQNRDLTGDPWDARTLEWATSSPPPFYNFAIVPHVQERDAFWETKEKGEAYRKPTKYEEIHMPKNTGAGVIISAFSLVFGFAMIWYIWWLAIIGFVGMIATWIVHSFNQDVDYYVPVNEVEHIENQNFDKLSKAGVKNVH from the coding sequence ATGTTCGGAAAATTAACTCTTGATGCGATCCCCTACCATGAACCGATTATCATGGTCACGGTGGCAGCAATCATTCTAGGCGGATTAGCGCTGCTGGCTGCCGTTACCTACTTTGGTAAATGGAAATGGCTATGGTCCGAATGGTTCACCTCGGTGGACCACAAGAAAATCGGTATCATGTATATCATCGTCGGTCTGGTGATGATGTTGCGTGGCTTCGCCGATGCCGTCATGATGCGTGGACAGCAGGTACTGGCTTCTGCCGGTGAGGCAGGTTTTCTTAACCCTCACCATTATGACCAGATCTTCACCGCGCATGGCGTAATTATGATCTTCTTCGTGGCAACGCCGTTCGTGGTTGGCCTGATGAACATAGCGGTTCCACTGCAGATCGGCGCACGCGATGTTGCCTTCCCCTTCCTGAACTCACTGAGCTTCTGGCTGTTTGTTGCCGGCGTTATCCTGATCAACCTGTCGTTGGGGATCGGGGAATTCGCCCAGACCGGTTGGGTGGCCTATCCGCCGTTGTCAGGTAAGGAGTACAGTCCCGGTGTGGGGGTAGACTACTGGATATGGAGTCTCCAGATTTCCGGCGTAGGTACCACGCTGACTGGTGTTAACTTCTTCGCCACTATCATGAAAATGCGCGCGCCTGGCATGAGCCTGATGAAAATGCCGGTGTTTACCTGGACGGCGCTGTGCACCAACATACTGATTATTGTTGCGTTCCCGATTCTGACGGTGACCATTGCGTTACTGACGCTGGACCGTTACCTCGGCACCCATTTCTTTACCAATGATATGGGTGGCAACATGATGATGTACATCAATCTGATTTGGGCTTGGGGCCATCCGGAAGTGTACATTCTGGTTCTGCCGGTCTTCGGTATTTACTCCGAAGTGGTGGCGACCTTCTGTAAGAAACGTCTGTTTGGTTATACCTCGCTGGTATGGGCAACTATCGCCATTACCGTTTTGTCGTTCATCGTCTGGCTGCACCACTTCTTCACTATGGGATCAGGAGCCAACGTCAACGCCTTCTTCGGTATAGCGACGATGATTATTTCAATCCCGACCGGGGTTAAAATCTTCAACTGGCTGTTCACCATGTATCAGGGGCGCATTCAACCGCACTCCGCCATGCTGTGGACGACAGGCTTCATCATCACCTTCTCCATCGGTGGTATGACTGGGGTACTGCTGGCTGTGCCGGGCGCCAACTTTGTGCTGCATAACAGTTTGTTCCTAATCGCCCACTTCCATAACGTCATCATCGGCGGCGTAGTATTTGGCTGCTTTGCCGGTATCACTTACTGGTTCCCGAAAGCGTTTGGCTTCAAGCTGAATGAAACCTGGGGTAAGCGTGCCTTCTGGTGCTGGCTCATTGGTTTCTTCGTTGCCTTTATGCCGCTGTATGCACTGGGTTTCATGGGAATGACCCGCCGTCTGAGCCAGCAGATCAACCCGGAATTCCATCCACTGTTAGTCGTGGCCTCTATTGGTGCTGGCCTGATTGCACTGGGAGTGGTATGCCAGGTTATCCAGTTTGCCGTCAGTATCCGCGACCGTAACCAGAACCGCGATCTGACCGGCGATCCGTGGGATGCTCGTACTCTTGAATGGGCAACCTCCTCGCCGCCGCCGTTCTACAACTTTGCTATCGTGCCACATGTTCAGGAACGTGATGCATTCTGGGAAACCAAGGAAAAAGGCGAAGCCTATCGGAAACCGACAAAATATGAAGAAATTCATATGCCGAAAAATACCGGTGCCGGTGTGATCATCTCGGCGTTCAGCCTGGTGTTTGGCTTCGCTATGATCTGGTACATCTGGTGGCTGGCAATTATCGGTTTTGTGGGCATGATTGCGACCTGGATCGTCCACAGCTTTAATCAGGACGTGGATTACTACGTGCCGGTTAACGAGGTCGAACACATCGAAAATCAAAACTTCGATAAACTCAGCAAGGCAGGCGTGAAAAATGTCCACTGA
- a CDS encoding cytochrome o ubiquinol oxidase subunit III codes for MSTDTLTHHNAAHAEHGHHDTGANKVFGFWIYLMSDCILFGMLFATYSVLVSGTAGGPTGKELFDLKFVLVETFALLFSSITYGMAMIAMNKGNKSQVNAWLGLTFLFGLVFIGMEVYEFHHLIVEGAGPDRSAFLSSFFALVGTHGIHVTSGLIWIAIMMIQVTKYGLTSTNKTRLMCLSLFWHFLDVVWICVFTVVYLMGAM; via the coding sequence ATGTCCACTGATACGTTAACTCATCACAATGCAGCCCATGCAGAGCATGGGCATCACGACACCGGTGCTAATAAAGTCTTCGGTTTCTGGATTTACCTGATGAGCGACTGCATCCTGTTCGGGATGTTGTTCGCGACCTACTCCGTTCTGGTGAGCGGCACGGCTGGTGGCCCGACTGGCAAGGAACTTTTCGATCTGAAGTTCGTGCTGGTAGAAACTTTCGCCCTGCTGTTCAGTAGTATTACTTACGGTATGGCGATGATTGCCATGAACAAAGGTAACAAGAGCCAGGTTAACGCCTGGCTGGGTCTTACCTTCCTGTTCGGACTGGTGTTTATCGGGATGGAAGTCTATGAATTCCATCACCTGATCGTAGAAGGTGCAGGCCCTGACCGCAGTGCATTCCTGTCTTCCTTCTTTGCGCTGGTTGGTACTCACGGTATCCACGTGACTTCCGGCCTTATCTGGATCGCCATCATGATGATTCAGGTAACAAAATACGGCCTGACCAGTACCAATAAAACCCGTCTGATGTGCCTGAGCTTGTTCTGGCACTTCCTTGATGTGGTATGGATTTGTGTCTTCACTGTAGTTTATCTGATGGGGGCGATGTAA
- a CDS encoding cytochrome o ubiquinol oxidase subunit IV → MSHSTHDHAGASHGSVKSYLIGFVLSIILTVIPFGLVMNGSASHSAILLTVLGCAVIQILVHLVYFLHLNTSSEERWNLVAIVFTALIIAIVVVGSLWIMMNAHHNMMIQ, encoded by the coding sequence ATGAGTCATTCCACACACGATCATGCAGGCGCCAGCCACGGTAGTGTGAAGTCCTATCTGATTGGTTTCGTCCTGTCCATCATCCTGACCGTCATTCCATTCGGTCTGGTGATGAACGGTTCGGCGTCCCATAGCGCCATTCTGTTAACTGTGCTGGGTTGCGCTGTTATCCAGATTCTGGTTCATCTGGTGTACTTCCTGCATCTCAACACCTCATCAGAAGAGCGATGGAATCTGGTAGCCATTGTGTTTACCGCCCTGATTATCGCAATTGTGGTGGTGGGATCCCTATGGATCATGATGAACGCGCACCACAATATGATGATTCAGTAA
- the cyoE gene encoding heme o synthase: MIKQYLQVTKPGIIFGNLISVIGGFLLAAKGAINYPLFAATLIGVSLVVASGCVFNNVIDRDIDKKMERTKNRVLVKGLIPLKNTLIYASLLGIAGFALLYLAANPLAMWLAVMGFVVYVGVYSLYMKRHSVYGTLIGSLSGAAPPVIGYCAVSNQFDAGALILLLIFSLWQMPHSYAIAIFRFKDYQAANIPVLPVVKGISVAKHHITLYILAFMIATLMLSLGGYAGYKYLVVAAAVSVWWLGMALSGYKRPNDDRVWAKKLFLFSIVAITSLSVMMSIDSMAPVQDTLLTYLH; encoded by the coding sequence ATGATTAAGCAATACCTGCAGGTCACCAAACCCGGCATCATTTTTGGCAACCTGATTTCCGTTATCGGTGGATTTTTACTGGCAGCCAAAGGCGCCATTAACTATCCACTGTTTGCCGCGACCCTTATCGGAGTGTCGCTGGTCGTTGCATCGGGTTGCGTCTTTAACAACGTTATTGATCGCGACATCGACAAAAAAATGGAGAGGACCAAGAATCGGGTTCTGGTTAAGGGGCTGATTCCGCTGAAAAATACGCTGATTTACGCGTCGCTGTTGGGTATTGCTGGCTTTGCGTTATTGTATCTCGCGGCAAACCCGCTGGCCATGTGGCTGGCGGTGATGGGATTTGTGGTATACGTCGGCGTTTACAGCCTGTACATGAAGCGCCATTCGGTCTATGGCACCTTGATTGGCAGTCTGTCCGGTGCGGCACCGCCGGTTATCGGCTACTGTGCTGTGAGTAATCAGTTTGACGCTGGTGCGCTGATCCTGTTGCTGATTTTCAGCCTGTGGCAAATGCCGCACTCCTACGCTATCGCGATTTTCCGCTTTAAGGATTATCAGGCCGCCAATATTCCAGTGTTGCCGGTCGTGAAAGGCATTTCTGTGGCGAAACATCATATTACGCTGTATATACTGGCGTTTATGATCGCTACTCTGATGCTGTCTCTGGGTGGTTACGCTGGGTACAAATACCTGGTGGTAGCGGCGGCAGTCAGCGTGTGGTGGCTCGGCATGGCTTTGTCCGGTTACAAACGCCCAAATGATGACCGCGTATGGGCAAAAAAACTGTTCTTATTTTCCATCGTCGCCATAACCTCTCTGAGTGTAATGATGTCGATAGACTCAATGGCACCGGTACAGGACACCCTACTGACTTACCTGCACTGA